The region tgtatatatacatacataccttGTGATTAATGGTTTGAACTAATGGAGGATGTAAAGAAGCTAACAGGTGAAATGAATTAATGGTTTGAACTAATGGATCGAGGCCATGCTGCAAAGAAGCGAAACATGTGAGATGGATTATTAATGATTCAgctaattattatatatatagcaatgtGTGAGTAGGGTTTTCATTGGTTAAGCATTGATTACTGCATACACAtgtgaatgaatgaaaagtcttaaaaatagaaaatttttcatgtgtttgtaTGAATATGATTGATATAGTCAATATGTCTTGTCCTTCGCTAATATATAGCTTGTATGTCATGTCCTTAATTAGATGAGTATGCTATAAAGTCAAATAAAGAATCAATCATCAAAGTGGGGGTAAAAATCCTGTGAGGTCACCAAACTATTGCCAAATATCAAAAGGGATACCCACCTTTAATTCGTATTTTTTTTAGTACCATAATTTGATTTCGCTTCAACGGGAGGGTACTAGCTTATTTCCGGTGATAATTTTCTGACGTGGGCGCCGGAACGACCACGTGGACCAGCTTATGACAGCTCATTTGCAGATGTGGAAGCGCTAGCGAGGATGTTATAATCCTCATCTCCCTTTTTAATCTACCTCACCCCGTTTGTGGCCACATCAGCATCCTGCCCATTCCTCTTGTTCTCTCTCGTCTTCTTCGTCTTATGCTCTTTCTTCTCATTCTCAATCTCCTGGTTTTgtccttctctttcttcttttcctcctTATTCTTCTTCGCTTCTTAAACTTGAACACAGAATCGCAGAGAGGGCTTTTTGATAAAATCAACTGCGGTGGATGAGGTTGTGCCGACGGTGGCGCAGTTACGCGGATGAAGAAAGGGATGAGGCCGGAGGAAAGATCTTTGGAGATTGTTTGCCAGAGAaaagaaggagagaaagaaaagaaggtagAAGAGGAAGTGAGGAGAGAGCGAAAGTTGGAGAGGAGGATGCCGGCGATCTTGGCAGCTTTTGGAAGGAGGAATGGGCTCAGTCGGAGGAGTAGACTTCTAGGTCGGAGGCATAGTGATGACTGGTGAGGGTGAGTGTTTTTTCATGGGTGGCGAGCATGGTGCAGAGAATGGCTTCGCAAGTGGTGCCTTAGAGGACGCCACCACCAATGCCGGAGGAGAAGATGAAGGAGGAAAGTATGACGAGAGCTTTGGCGAGCCAGTCCATGATGATGGATTTCGAGCACAATGGTGGAAGGGAAAGAGAGCCAAGTGAAAGGGATGACTTTGAGGCCTAAGCAAGAAGATGAAGTACAAGAAGGAGAATAAGAAAACCATGAGATTAAGAGGAAGAGTAGAGGGCAACAaacgaagaagaaaaagaagggtgGGAGGTTGATATggcaaaaaaaaatgcttaCATGGATTAATTGATTAAACTATCCTAGCTAGCTTTTCCATGTCAGCAAATCATTTGTCAAAATCCATGCCATGTGGTCGTTCCggtggccatgtcatcaatttctCATCTGAAGTGAACGGGTACCCTCCCGTTGAAACGAAATCATAGTGTGGtatcaaaaaagaaacaaattgaagtGCGGTATCCATTTTTATATTTGACCATAGTTTGGTGACCTACTAGGATTTTTACCCTCAAAGTGGAATGTGAcccttaataaaatttaataataatttcttaccCTTATTTAGTTGAGAAATCTTTAACTTTGTATATAGTcagtttttaataattgagaGAGTGATAGAGTGATTTAGAACagaaccaaaaaataaaataaaataaaaaacattgtgTCACGTGTCAGACATTTAGAACATCAGGGATAGAAATAACATAATGTATAGATATGATGGTGTGAAAGtatctctcatatatatatatatatatatatttttgaggaTCATATCAATCCTCAATGCACGTTGATATACTTATAATCTATGAACCTTACTGTAGAGCGTTAGATTTAAATCTAACTATTACCAATATTTTCAGAATCGGACTGAGAAGTGAACCGGCCAAATAATTGGGTCATGGGTCAATTTGTTGGACCCAGATGATCCAGTTTAGTTGAACAGGATgatgtaataattatattaatattagggaTAAAACGTAGAATAATTGGAAATAAGCTAGATCGAAAATATAGGAATGAGAACTGATATATAATTGAAAGGGTATGatcaataatttatatataagatgacatatattatatagtaaaatatataatatatatatatattatatgatattaatatatatataatatattaataaactcTTTTCCCTTTCTCTCTGTGTAATCCCTTCCATTCacgcttctctctctctcttctaaaCACcagcctctctctctctctctaaatcCAAACCTTCTAAACACCAGcgtatctctctttctctctctaaacCCAAACCTTCAAAACACCAGCGTCTCTCCAACCCTCTCTTCAATGGTGGAAGGGATGCGAATGTGAAAAAATTGAGAACCAGGGTCAATTCGGTTCGGTCAAACCCACTGGTTCGTCGGATTTGACTGGGTTTGACCAGGTTGACTCATAGTCAACCTTCTTTATCGAACCGGACGGACTGCCCGCCGATTTCCGGCTTTGCCGGTCCGAGTCCGGGCCggttttgaaaacattgattGTTACATGAACATTAACACTATGATTATGACTAGTAGCACAGTGAAAGTGAGCTATACAGTATTGTCATCTCAACCGTTTAATCAATTAATCTTAGCTGCCCAAATCCATTTCTATTAGATCTACAGTATTGAGAACACCAAACCTTAAAATAAACACAGAGAACACCACACCAACCCATTTGGAACAAGTACTATGGTCGATCACCATTTATTGCACTGTTTATCTACCAACTTGTTTCTATCTCtctcctctcaaccctctctcttatttttaataatgtgggACGGACGTCCCAGATTACACTTTCTCTATATAAAAAACTtcaaatgaaaactaaaatattacacacatatatacacccAAAATCTTGAGatctatttaatatttaaaaagtaacaTTAGTTTCagctttaaatatattattattttaatatgtttttttttttttttctaaattgagttatttattttttagaattttttatgaaatttttttacgaataatttatatttaaataaaaaattaaaattaatgggCTAGCTCAGGTGAATCCATTGACCGTGATCGATcaaattgaatttatattttgccCAAATTTTGTTAGAGAATGATTGTTTGAGGACAAAAGCTAGGGGtcaatagaatttaaaaaaaaaacaaacgtTAACAAATCTgtgttgatttaattaatataaataaaatttcaatattttagattaaaatttgattactaatttttaaattacttattaaatataaatttccaAGGTGTAATTCGGGAAAATACTCTTTGTTCCAATCCAAGCATGGTGTTAATAGAAGTAACATTACACAGCAATGAAATATTAAAGAGTTTTCTAACTCAAAACACAACAGAAGTGAAGCTTGCAAAGGTTATCTAGCAACCTCCACTTCATGAAATTCTCCTAAAAGAACTTTCTTGTGCTGTTTTACACTCATGCACTATAACATGTATAGAATCATGATCAGTTGAAGAGGCCTCTGTGATTTTAGCTGCCTCTCTTCCCTTCCCCCATAACACAATGTATAGCCCAAGCACAATCAACACAGCTCCAAGCACACTgaacaaatgcatgaaattagACACTTGTTTGGAcaatcacaataaaaagtacaacaaggttatatataaaaaagaacaataattaatattacCTTCCAAGGTGAAGTTTTTCATCAAGAAGTAGTGAACCTAGTAGAGCCACAATGACAAGCATGAGTGGATTGAAAACAGAGGTATATAAAGGCCCCTTCTTTCTTATGCACCATGCCATTACTGTGACACTCAATCCAGATGCAAGTATTCCCTACCATAAAACAAGAGATTGTATAATATACATATGAACAAAGGTTAATCTACTTCATATTCTGTATTCTttgatataaatatgtatatatatatatatatagataccgAATAGACAACAGTAAGAAGTCGGACGTTGAACTCCATTCTCCATTGCACCCATGCAGGATCCATAGCAAGGGCAAAGCAAGCAGATTGCACGGCAGCCATTAAACACATGAGAGCAGTGAGAGAGTACTGACAGGGAAACAGTTTGGTAGCCTTGGCCTGATtgccaaacacacacacacacactcactgTGTCAGTTCATAAGACTAATTAGAGacaccatgcatgcatgcatgcatgagcaCGTTAGGATAATCACCTGAATTATCAACCAAATGGAATAAGAAATACAACTGGCAAAAGCCAGCATTAAGCCTTTGACTAAATTATCTTGGTCTTGATGAGGGATTGCATGGCTTTTTCCTTGATGAGCTTTCATGATGTTGAAGCTTTTGGGCCAAATATTTATCTTCACTCCTTTATAGAAGGTCAGAAGCATAGCACCTCCTATCCCTATCAATGTTCCCAATACCTTTGCTTGTCCCTGACATGGTTTTGAGGTGCAAACTCTCCAATCTATTACAATGAAGTAAATGCATGAATTGAGatcattcacacacacacacacagatatacatatatatatatatatattaagtctTTATTTGCAAGGAATGTTGTGTGATTTCTATACCTGAAAATGATTGCTAATATGAATGTCATTGCAGGGATGAGATTAGTCATTGCTGAGGCAAAGGTTGCTGAAGTAAGTTTAATGCTCGCTATGTACAAGTTCTGAGCCAATGCACCCCTGAACAATAGCATCCACAAAAATTATCTCTTTCGATAACTTGCAAAGTGTATATAGCTAGATATATATTTGCAGTTTCCAACCATAAAAGTTTATGAAGGTGAAGGACTGTGATACTTGAAACTAAGGATAAAAAATGGTCCATGCTCGTGATACTGCTGTATTAATTTGGATAACTTAAAATAAACTGGTTGGATGGATGTTGAAACTTTGAGAATATTTCATGGGAATCTTGTGAAgttagatatacatatatatatatatatatattgtagctTACCCAAAGAACCCACTGAGAAGGGAGTAAAGCAAGGTCATCCATGTCATTCCAGGCCTTTTCTTTCTGCAatagcattaaaaaaattataattagttagGAGTATAAATAAAACAGGCTCTCCTatttcaaaacaataaattaaaaactataaataagtccaatcttcttcttttatttttacccccaaaaaaagtttttctaattaatttagaattgaaatatatatagctccttaactaatttaatatttcGGTCTTTGTGCATTGAATATGAACACTGATCGATGACCATCTTTAAATGACGGCATTGCATTAAAGCGACACATTTATGTCTCAAATGCATCACTTACTTATTCACTCCAtttaatcaaaagaaacaagaatgtataaaaaggaaaaaaaccaaaaattaaatcaagatatatatatatatatatataaaagaacaagaaacaaaatgaaTGAAACACATGAAAAAGCTAGTTAAAAGAATGCAAACCTCTCAATGAAGTAGGCAAGAGGAGATAAGAAGGCAGTGGCGAAGATGTATCTATAAGTTATCATGATCCTCATGTCCATGCCATCATTGACAGCAAGCTTGTACAAGATGTTAATCCCTGCAAACACAACTTGCACACAAGCCATGCACAGAGCTGGCTTCATCTTCACCAACTCTTCATGAAGATCAAACTCTCCCATTCTTCACTTGATTACTCTTCAACACAAGAATTGAatcacacagacacacacacacacacacacacacgagagagagagagagagagagagagagatgaaacAAGAACCACAGAAGGTAATATGGTTCTGATTGGAGTACTGCTTTTTATAAGGAGAGGGAGATAAAGGTAGTACTGTTTGTTTCTGGAAAGATGAAGAGTAGTAAGAAACTCTTTAAATCTCATGCAAAGCTTGTGGTTTGTGAATTTGTCAGGATGTTAATTAGtttgattataaaatttatattttatttaaaaaaataaattaataaataaataaagggtcGGAGTTTGGTTAGTGGAACAATCGCGGCCAGAACAAAGTCACTCGTGGCTGTGCCTGTGTGGCGTGTTGGGCGGCTCTTTGTACACGTGTCAGTATGAGATGAGATGTTGTGTTTCGTTGGCTGCTATTGGGCTAGAACAGCAAACAGCATGGAGAACCAGTGAGAAAAAAAGgacttaataaaattattatagcctttttatatatatcattggtaaatttaaaaaatcttagaataattgaaaaaaatatgtaaaatgtttttatatacataatttaaatatttcatgctTGACACAagtatatatttactttttttttacatttatattttaagttgtagtaattatttataaaaattgacttatcataaaaaaattatcaaaaaaaaaatttatacgcagcaaggaaaaaataatctcacccctataataaaatatatgatgtTAGAAACTCCCAAAGTACAAAATCTAAACATGTTGTACTAGTTatggtaattatatatataattaatatagttAATAGCTAAAGTAACTAAAATAAGTACATATGCTTGTAGCTATAGTAAACCAGATAAGAAAGGTAAAGGAATTGGAACCAATATTATgaggccatctccaacccatAACCCCAAATTTCAaccccaaatcccaaatttggttCCACTACAGTAAATTATACTCCAACCACAAACCCCAAATCTAacccccaaaaaaaatattcttttacacatctcattttttattatcgGTGAATGTTTAtgtattattatctattttgttatgaatgtattttgttataaatttttatgtattattatctattttgttATGAATGTATTCTGTTATAAATTCATAGTGCATGtctctttcattgtttttagtatattttaactattttagtttaataaatttatcatatattaatttaattaagaattttattgttaaataattaattacacataaaatttaaaattaatttaaaatattacttataattatattaaaatattactttaattaaagtattaattatataaattaatatcttaaaggttttattagttatagtaataaaaataaaaaaaatattgaataaaaaaatttaaaatatgtgggaccccaaatttggggtgcAAATAGttggaccccaaatttggggtcatcTACCACCctaccccaaatttggggtagGAAATGGGGTTGGGTTGGAGCCAACCAcgaccccaaatttgggatttggggtCATGGTTGGAGATGCCCTCAAAA is a window of Dioscorea cayenensis subsp. rotundata cultivar TDr96_F1 chromosome 5, TDr96_F1_v2_PseudoChromosome.rev07_lg8_w22 25.fasta, whole genome shotgun sequence DNA encoding:
- the LOC120260196 gene encoding WAT1-related protein At1g25270-like — encoded protein: MGEFDLHEELVKMKPALCMACVQVVFAGINILYKLAVNDGMDMRIMITYRYIFATAFLSPLAYFIERKKRPGMTWMTLLYSLLSGFFGGALAQNLYIASIKLTSATFASAMTNLIPAMTFILAIIFRYRTCQGQAKVLGTLIGIGGAMLLTFYKGVKINIWPKSFNIMKAHQGKSHAIPHQDQDNLVKGLMLAFASCISYSIWLIIQAKATKLFPCQYSLTALMCLMAAVQSACFALAMDPAWVQWRMEFNVRLLTVVYSGILASGLSVTVMAWCIRKKGPLYTSVFNPLMLVIVALLGSLLLDEKLHLGSVLGAVLIVLGLYIVLWGKGREAAKITEASSTDHDSIHVIVHECKTAQESSFRRIS